A section of the Acomys russatus chromosome 10, mAcoRus1.1, whole genome shotgun sequence genome encodes:
- the LOC127194209 gene encoding olfactory receptor 9A4-like has product MDNLSSATEFCLLGFPGSQKLHYVFFVVFFFSYAVTLLGNMIIITIICIDKRLQSPMYYFLSQLSLLEILVTTTIVPLMLWGLLIPGNQTISLTGCVVQLFLYLSLGTTEFAVLGAMAVDRYVAICNPLRYSIIMNGHTCIWVVTVSWVFGFLSEIWPVYATFQFTFCKSNLLDHFYCDRGQLLKLSCNDTSLTEFILFLMAVFIIVGSLIPTVVSYTYIISTILKIPSASGRQKAFSTCASHFTFVVIGYGTCLFLYVKPKQTQAAEYNRVASLLVSVVTPFLNPFIFTLRNDKVKEALRDGVKRCCLLLRD; this is encoded by the coding sequence ATGGACAATCTCTCTAGCGCCACTGAATTCTGCCTTCTAGGCTTCCCTGGATCACAAAAACTGCACTATGTTTTTTTTGTGgtattctttttctcctatgCAGTGACACTGCTGGGAAACATGATCATCATCACAATCATCTGTATTGATAAGAGACTACAGTCACCCATGTATTACTTCCTCAGCCAACTCTCTCTCCTGGAGATCCTGGTAACAACCACAATTGTTCCCTTGATGCTTTGGGGCCTGCTGATCCCTGGAAACCAGACAATATCTCTGACTGGATGTGTTGTCCAACTCTTCCTTTACCTTTCTCTGGGAACCACTGAGTTTGCAGTGCTTGGAGCGATGGCTGTGGACCGCTATGTGGCTATCTGCAACCCTTTGCGGTACAGCATTATCATGAATGGCCACACTTGTATCTGGGTGGTGACTGTCTCCTgggtgtttggttttctttctgaaatctgGCCAGTCTATGCCACATTCCAGTTTACTTTCTGCAAATCAAATCTGTTGGATCATTTTTACTGTGACCGGGGTCAGTTGCTCAAATTATCTTGTAATGACACCTCTCTCACCGAGTTCATTCTTTTCTTAATGGCTGTCTTCATTATTGTTGGATCCTTGATCCCCACAGTTGTCTCCTACACCTATATCATCTCCACCATCCTCAAGATCCCCTCAGCCTCGGGCCGGCAgaaagccttctccacctgcGCCTCCCACTTCACGTTTGTTGTAATTGGCTATGGCACCTGCCTGTTCCTGTATGTGAAACCCAAGCAAACACAGGCGGCTGAGTACAACAGGGTGGCATCTCTGCTGGTTTCTGTGGTAACTCCTTTCCTGAACCCCTTCATCTTCACTCTTCGGAATGATAAAGTCAAAGAGGCCCTTAGAGATGGAGTGAAGCGTTGCTGTCTGCTCCTCAGGGATTAG